The Corynebacterium tuberculostearicum genome window below encodes:
- the pdxY gene encoding pyridoxal kinase PdxY, protein MTILSIQSHVTYGHVGNSAAVFPLQRAGHEVWPVHTVNFSNHTGYGDWGGPMIPASDVTSIIDGIEKRGAFPQIDAILSGYQGGADIADAIVETVRRIKAANPKALYACDPVMGNAKSGCFVSDEIPPLLRDRVVPVADIITPNQFELGYLTDSEVGTLDQTLAAVKKAQEIGPKTVLVTSVKRPETADDQIEMLAVDGDRAFLVSTPLLPFKRNGSGDVTAALFTGHYTETSDVKESLRRTASSVYDLLENTYEAETSELQLIQSQDVFAHPRMQFSAEEL, encoded by the coding sequence ATGACTATCCTTTCCATCCAGTCCCACGTCACCTACGGCCACGTTGGCAACTCCGCGGCCGTCTTTCCCCTGCAGCGCGCCGGCCATGAGGTATGGCCGGTCCACACGGTGAATTTCTCTAACCACACCGGCTACGGCGACTGGGGCGGACCGATGATTCCAGCCAGCGACGTTACCTCCATCATCGATGGCATTGAAAAGCGCGGCGCCTTCCCGCAGATCGACGCCATCCTTTCGGGCTACCAGGGCGGCGCCGACATTGCCGACGCCATCGTGGAAACCGTCCGCCGCATCAAGGCTGCCAACCCCAAGGCCCTCTACGCCTGCGACCCTGTAATGGGCAATGCCAAGTCCGGCTGCTTCGTCTCCGATGAGATCCCGCCGCTTTTGCGCGACCGCGTCGTGCCCGTCGCCGATATCATCACCCCCAACCAGTTTGAGCTGGGCTACCTCACCGATTCCGAGGTCGGCACACTTGATCAGACCCTCGCCGCAGTAAAGAAGGCGCAGGAAATCGGCCCAAAGACCGTGCTGGTGACCTCCGTTAAGCGCCCCGAGACTGCCGACGACCAGATTGAGATGCTTGCCGTCGACGGCGACCGCGCCTTCCTCGTATCCACGCCGCTGCTGCCGTTCAAGCGCAACGGCTCCGGCGACGTAACCGCCGCCCTGTTTACCGGCCACTACACCGAGACCAGCGACGTCAAGGAGTCCCTGCGCCGCACCGCCTCTTCCGTGTATGACCTGCTAGAAAACACCTACGAGGCTGAGACCTCCGAGCTCCAGCTCATCCAGTCCCAGGACGTCTTTGC
- the ybeY gene encoding rRNA maturation RNase YbeY, whose product MSIEFLNESGFEGVNEEMLIDVASYAFGAMDINPDAECTVTCVDLKTIEDLHVRWMDLEGPTDVMSFPMDELTPGAIAGGGRPDAADPGPAMLGDIVLCPEFALRQAEAAGHSLGHELALLTVHGCLHLLGYDHSTPAEEKEMFGRQNELLADWYDDAAERGVSYQPKPSGPKAFPDAAERANLDKQVPGGGIPAVGEPQDRPEE is encoded by the coding sequence ATGAGTATCGAGTTTCTCAATGAATCCGGCTTCGAAGGCGTCAACGAGGAGATGCTGATTGACGTCGCCTCTTATGCCTTCGGCGCGATGGACATCAACCCCGATGCCGAGTGCACCGTCACCTGTGTGGATTTGAAGACCATTGAGGATCTCCACGTGCGCTGGATGGATCTGGAAGGCCCCACCGATGTCATGAGCTTTCCCATGGATGAGCTCACCCCTGGCGCCATCGCCGGTGGCGGCCGCCCCGATGCCGCCGACCCGGGCCCGGCCATGCTGGGCGATATCGTCCTGTGCCCCGAGTTTGCCCTGCGCCAGGCGGAGGCCGCCGGCCACTCCCTAGGCCACGAGCTGGCCCTGCTTACCGTCCATGGTTGCCTGCACCTGCTGGGCTATGACCACTCCACCCCGGCCGAGGAGAAGGAAATGTTTGGCCGCCAAAACGAGCTGCTCGCGGATTGGTACGACGACGCAGCCGAGCGCGGCGTTTCCTATCAGCCCAAGCCTTCTGGCCCGAAGGCTTTTCCTGACGCTGCCGAGCGCGCCAACCTAGACAAGCAGGTTCCCGGCGGCGGAATCCCTGCGGTGGGCGAGCCACAAGATCGCCCCGAGGAATAA
- a CDS encoding PhoH family protein, giving the protein MPIITKKCELDSAYVSSVLGSADDNLRVLNNRLDADLFARGNVVTVTGPDYEVARAAKILDELEAIARRGHAVSTDTVKHTMDMVAVEAPQSVSAALAADIVKRRGKAVRPKTVGQSEYVQAIDDNTVVFGIGPAGSGKTYLAVAKAVQALQTKQVSRIILTRPAVEAGEKLGFLPGTLNDKIDPYLRPLYDALRDMLDPEMIPKLMEAGIIEVAPLAYMRGRTLNDAFVILDEAQNTTPAQMKMFLTRLGFGSKIVVTGDISQVDLPHGQVSGLRIVRRILRNVDDIHFADLGSKDVVRHQLVGRIVNAYETFDNKKAAEYEEME; this is encoded by the coding sequence GTGCCTATCATCACGAAGAAATGTGAGCTAGATTCCGCCTACGTCAGCAGTGTGCTGGGTAGTGCGGACGATAACCTGCGCGTGCTCAATAACCGCCTGGATGCGGACCTTTTTGCCCGCGGTAATGTCGTCACCGTCACCGGTCCTGATTATGAGGTGGCCCGCGCCGCCAAGATCCTCGATGAGCTCGAGGCCATCGCCCGCCGCGGCCACGCCGTGTCCACCGATACGGTCAAGCACACCATGGACATGGTGGCCGTGGAGGCGCCGCAGTCGGTATCGGCGGCGCTGGCGGCGGACATCGTTAAGCGTCGCGGCAAGGCCGTCCGCCCGAAGACGGTGGGGCAGTCTGAATACGTGCAGGCCATCGACGATAATACGGTGGTCTTTGGTATCGGCCCGGCCGGTTCCGGCAAGACCTACCTGGCGGTGGCCAAGGCCGTGCAGGCCCTGCAGACCAAGCAGGTCTCGCGCATTATCCTTACCCGCCCGGCCGTGGAAGCAGGGGAGAAGCTCGGCTTTTTGCCGGGCACGCTCAATGACAAGATTGACCCGTACCTGCGCCCGCTGTACGACGCCCTGCGGGACATGCTCGACCCGGAGATGATTCCTAAGCTCATGGAAGCCGGCATCATCGAGGTCGCCCCGCTGGCCTATATGCGCGGCCGCACGTTGAACGATGCTTTTGTCATCCTTGATGAGGCCCAAAACACCACGCCTGCGCAGATGAAGATGTTTTTGACCCGCCTAGGCTTTGGGTCCAAGATTGTGGTCACCGGCGATATCTCGCAGGTAGACCTCCCACACGGCCAGGTCTCGGGCCTGCGCATCGTGCGCCGCATCCTGCGAAACGTGGATGATATCCACTTCGCGGACCTGGGTTCCAAGGACGTGGTGCGCCACCAGCTGGTCGGGCGCATCGTCAATGCCTATGAGACCTTTGATAATAAGAAAGCCGCAGAATACGAGGAAATGGAATGA
- a CDS encoding 16S rRNA (uracil(1498)-N(3))-methyltransferase: MSLPVFIHPDLSAARTGEAFSFSGPEARHAVTVKRMGEGERLELIDGTGTRLTLTITATSGKDSLEGMVESIDTAPDPTPRVSVVQAIPKSERAELAVDLATQAGADEIIAWQADRCVAKWDGKKAPKAVAKWQAAADSAAKQSRRARIPQVRGPLTTPQLVQELTGDRDGASSNAPTVLVLHEEATASIKDVPLTEDVVLLVGPEGGIGDAELDRLKEAGATPIKLGPEVLRTASAAMVALAAIGMRTERW; the protein is encoded by the coding sequence ATGTCGCTGCCCGTCTTCATCCACCCGGACCTTTCCGCCGCGCGCACCGGCGAGGCCTTCAGCTTTTCCGGCCCGGAGGCCCGCCATGCCGTCACGGTCAAGCGCATGGGGGAGGGCGAGCGCCTCGAGCTTATCGACGGCACCGGTACCCGCCTCACCCTCACCATCACCGCTACCTCGGGCAAGGACTCCTTGGAGGGCATGGTCGAATCCATCGACACCGCGCCCGATCCCACCCCCCGGGTGAGCGTGGTACAGGCCATCCCGAAGTCCGAGCGTGCCGAGCTCGCCGTGGATCTTGCCACCCAGGCCGGCGCGGATGAGATTATCGCCTGGCAGGCGGATCGCTGCGTGGCTAAATGGGACGGAAAGAAGGCACCGAAGGCGGTGGCCAAGTGGCAGGCGGCCGCCGATTCCGCGGCCAAGCAATCCCGCCGCGCCCGCATCCCGCAGGTGCGCGGCCCGCTGACCACCCCGCAGCTCGTTCAAGAGCTCACCGGCGACCGCGACGGCGCTTCCTCCAACGCACCCACCGTGCTCGTCCTGCACGAAGAGGCTACCGCCTCCATCAAAGACGTGCCGCTCACAGAGGACGTCGTCCTGCTCGTCGGCCCTGAGGGCGGCATCGGCGACGCCGAGCTCGATCGCCTCAAAGAAGCCGGCGCCACGCCCATCAAGCTCGGCCCAGAAGTGCTGCGTACAGCTAGTGCGGCAATGGTGGCGCTGGCGGCAATCGGCATGCGCACCGAGCGTTGGTAG
- the dnaJ gene encoding molecular chaperone DnaJ, producing MARDYYGILGVDKNATDQEIKKAYRKMARKYHPDLNPDDDAAAEKFRDAALAQEVLLDPQKRQIVDMGGDPMEQGGGGAGAGGFGGFGGGGLGDIFAEFFGGGAGGSRGPKSRVQPGNDALLRTRITLEEAYTGLKKKVTVDTAVLCDSCGGTGSESKAKPVTCDNCNGMGEIQEMQRSFLGNVMTTRPCPKCQGFGEVITDPCNHCAGDGRVKKRRDLTVNIPAGINDGMRIRMASQGEVGHGGGPAGDLYVEVHTEEHPVFQRNADDLNLTVRVPMIDAALGTNFTIDQLNGEELTIDIEPGTQPGESIKVDGAGMPRLRTDGYGNLFAHVDVVVPKDLDRKTRESLERIRNSRDEGARVRTTGDGQEESFFSRIRDKFRR from the coding sequence GTGGCTCGTGACTATTACGGCATCCTCGGTGTTGATAAAAACGCAACTGACCAGGAGATTAAAAAGGCCTACCGCAAAATGGCCCGCAAGTATCACCCGGATCTGAACCCGGATGATGACGCTGCCGCGGAAAAGTTCCGCGATGCCGCGCTGGCCCAGGAGGTCCTGCTGGATCCGCAAAAGCGCCAGATCGTGGACATGGGCGGCGACCCCATGGAGCAGGGTGGCGGCGGTGCCGGCGCCGGTGGCTTTGGCGGCTTCGGTGGCGGCGGCCTCGGCGATATCTTCGCCGAGTTCTTCGGCGGCGGTGCCGGCGGTTCCCGCGGCCCGAAGTCCCGCGTCCAGCCGGGCAACGATGCCCTGCTGCGCACCCGCATCACCCTTGAGGAGGCCTACACCGGCCTGAAGAAGAAGGTCACCGTGGATACCGCCGTGCTGTGCGATAGCTGTGGCGGTACCGGCTCCGAGTCCAAGGCCAAGCCGGTTACCTGTGATAACTGCAATGGCATGGGTGAAATCCAGGAGATGCAGCGCAGCTTCTTGGGCAACGTCATGACCACCCGTCCGTGCCCGAAGTGCCAGGGCTTTGGCGAGGTCATTACCGATCCGTGCAACCACTGCGCCGGCGATGGCCGCGTGAAGAAGCGCCGCGATCTCACCGTGAATATCCCGGCCGGCATCAATGATGGCATGCGCATCCGCATGGCCTCCCAGGGCGAGGTCGGCCACGGCGGTGGCCCGGCCGGCGACCTGTACGTTGAGGTCCACACGGAGGAGCACCCCGTCTTCCAGCGCAACGCCGATGACCTGAACCTCACCGTGCGCGTGCCGATGATTGACGCCGCCTTGGGCACCAACTTCACCATCGACCAGCTCAATGGCGAAGAGCTCACCATCGACATCGAGCCGGGCACCCAGCCGGGCGAGTCTATCAAGGTCGATGGCGCCGGCATGCCGCGCCTGCGCACCGATGGCTACGGCAATCTTTTTGCTCACGTGGACGTCGTCGTGCCGAAGGACTTGGACCGCAAGACCCGCGAGTCCCTGGAGAGGATCCGCAACTCCCGCGACGAGGGCGCGCGCGTGCGCACCACCGGCGACGGCCAAGAGGAATCCTTCTTTAGCCGTATCCGCGATAAGTTCCGCCGCTAA
- the hrcA gene encoding heat-inducible transcriptional repressor HrcA codes for MSTSTDARRKEVLRAIVADYIASQEPVGSKSLLERYQLGVSSATIRNDMAVLESQGLISQQHASSGRVPTQQGYRHFVDSLHEVKPLSAPERRAMLNFLEDGVDLEDVLRRSVQLLAQVTKQAAVVQLPNLKVSRVKHCEVVALSPVRLLLVLITDNGRVDQRNVELDEIIDQDQTFRLRDIVNSALVGKTLTDASVELAHLVDDAPLDIRHHVLKVATTLIETLVEQPSDRLIMAGASNLTRVAREFPEGLPKIIEALEEQVVVLKLLARVPDLGNVSVVIGEENEEDQLRQASVVATGYGLGTGDEVATLGGLGVVGPTFMDYSGTISKVSAVARYVSEILAGEQCE; via the coding sequence GTGTCTACCTCAACCGATGCCCGCCGCAAGGAAGTCCTGCGCGCCATCGTGGCGGACTATATTGCCTCCCAGGAGCCCGTTGGCTCTAAGTCGCTCTTGGAGCGCTACCAATTGGGCGTCTCCTCGGCCACCATCCGCAATGACATGGCCGTGCTCGAATCCCAGGGCCTTATCTCCCAGCAGCACGCCAGCTCCGGCCGCGTGCCCACTCAACAGGGCTACCGCCACTTTGTGGATTCCCTCCACGAGGTCAAGCCGCTGTCGGCCCCGGAGCGCCGCGCGATGCTCAACTTCTTGGAAGATGGCGTCGACTTGGAGGATGTGCTGCGCCGCTCGGTGCAGTTATTGGCGCAGGTGACGAAGCAGGCGGCCGTCGTCCAGCTGCCCAATCTCAAGGTCTCGCGCGTCAAACACTGCGAGGTCGTGGCGCTCTCCCCAGTGCGCCTGCTGCTGGTGCTCATCACCGATAACGGCCGCGTGGACCAGCGCAATGTGGAGCTCGATGAAATCATCGACCAGGACCAGACCTTCCGCCTGCGCGACATCGTCAACAGCGCGCTAGTGGGCAAGACGCTTACCGACGCCTCCGTGGAGCTCGCCCACCTTGTCGACGACGCCCCCTTGGATATCCGACACCACGTACTAAAGGTGGCCACCACGCTCATCGAGACCCTAGTGGAACAGCCCTCCGACCGGCTGATTATGGCCGGCGCCTCCAACCTCACGCGCGTGGCGCGCGAGTTTCCAGAAGGTTTACCCAAGATTATTGAGGCGCTAGAGGAACAGGTCGTCGTCCTCAAGCTGCTCGCCCGCGTGCCGGATCTCGGCAACGTCTCCGTGGTCATCGGCGAGGAAAACGAGGAAGACCAGCTGCGCCAAGCCTCCGTGGTAGCCACGGGCTACGGACTGGGCACCGGCGATGAGGTGGCCACGCTGGGCGGCCTTGGCGTGGTGGGGCCTACCTTTATGGATTACTCGGGAACAATTTCTAAGGTCTCTGCCGTTGCACGGTATGTGAGCGAAATTTTGGCCGGCGAGCAGTGCGAGTAA
- a CDS encoding ATP-binding protein has protein sequence MDDALNPYTPGSGLAPTVLTGRDRDLQAFDNLIKRAENNLLGRPMLLIGLRGVGKTVLLNQLKSRADKCDWLTVKVEASQGVRGAESVRRAIANGLGKASLRYRAKALVKESALALSRAVASFHLSLGDGAMNLGVETKDLAPVTGNLELDLQDVTSAVAETLKRDRKALAFFIDEMQDLDEEMMEALISAQHEAGQNRLPFYIIGAGLPSLPGKVARSRSYAERMFEVHTIDRLGLHSARKALSAPAERQDVEFEDDALDFLAEASGQYPYFLQEFGSQIWKVGEISPFTIADARQAARLGTKQLDAGFFQARWDRATPAERDYLSAMAALGDGSAETKEIGERLGKDNKALGPVRAKLINKGLIYSPEHGKVRYTVPNFKEFIIRRSE, from the coding sequence ATGGACGATGCACTAAATCCGTATACGCCCGGTTCGGGACTTGCCCCTACAGTCCTCACCGGGCGTGACAGGGATCTACAAGCTTTTGACAACTTGATTAAGCGTGCAGAAAACAATTTGCTTGGCCGCCCGATGTTGCTCATTGGCCTTCGTGGAGTCGGCAAGACGGTCCTTTTGAACCAATTGAAATCACGGGCCGATAAGTGTGACTGGCTCACGGTAAAAGTTGAAGCTTCGCAAGGAGTGCGCGGGGCAGAGAGCGTACGGCGGGCAATTGCCAACGGGCTAGGAAAAGCTTCGCTGCGCTACCGTGCGAAGGCGTTGGTGAAAGAGAGTGCTTTGGCACTGTCGCGGGCGGTTGCATCATTTCACCTTTCCTTGGGGGACGGAGCAATGAACCTAGGAGTGGAGACTAAGGATTTAGCTCCTGTTACCGGAAACTTAGAGCTCGACCTTCAGGATGTCACCTCTGCTGTAGCGGAAACCCTAAAAAGGGATCGAAAGGCCCTTGCTTTCTTTATCGATGAAATGCAAGACCTAGATGAGGAAATGATGGAGGCGTTAATTTCAGCCCAGCATGAAGCAGGCCAAAACCGTCTACCCTTTTATATAATCGGCGCTGGCCTACCGAGCTTGCCCGGAAAAGTTGCTAGGTCGCGCTCCTATGCGGAGCGCATGTTTGAGGTACACACCATTGACCGCCTTGGCCTGCATTCGGCGCGCAAAGCTCTATCTGCACCCGCTGAGCGCCAAGACGTGGAATTCGAAGATGACGCTCTGGATTTTCTTGCGGAGGCAAGTGGACAGTATCCGTACTTTTTACAGGAGTTTGGATCCCAAATTTGGAAGGTAGGCGAAATCTCACCGTTTACCATTGCGGATGCAAGGCAGGCCGCTCGCTTGGGAACAAAGCAACTAGACGCAGGCTTCTTCCAAGCTCGCTGGGATCGAGCTACGCCAGCTGAAAGAGACTATCTCAGTGCCATGGCTGCCTTAGGCGATGGTTCAGCGGAAACAAAAGAAATCGGTGAACGCCTGGGGAAGGATAATAAGGCTCTTGGTCCGGTTCGGGCTAAGCTCATAAACAAAGGTCTCATTTATTCCCCTGAGCACGGTAAAGTCAGGTACACCGTCCCGAATTTCAAAGAATTTATCATTCGCCGAAGCGAATAG
- the hemW gene encoding radical SAM family heme chaperone HemW — translation MTEPFGLYIHVPFCATRCGYCDFNTYTPGELGSPRDLTGPYLDALDRELELAAARVGRPAETVFIGGGTPSLLGGQGLSRILNTVRSTFGLKPGAEVTTESNPESTSPEYFAQLADAGYTRISLGMQSASPGVLQVLERAHTPGRAFAAAREARAAGFEHVNLDMIYGTPTETDDNVRETLDRVLETGVDHVSAYSLIVEDGTRMARKVNKGILPAPDEDVLARRYEMISSTLESEGFEWYEVSNWSKPGGECEHNRIYWVDGNWWGAGPGAHSHLGNERFFNVKHPSRYIDALGRDELPIKETETLTDADRHMEKIMLGLRLSEGIPEAWLDAHAAPALERFIGRGLLERAGDRVRITKPGRLLADGIITDLLVAEET, via the coding sequence ATGACTGAACCCTTCGGGCTGTATATCCACGTTCCTTTCTGTGCCACTCGTTGCGGGTATTGCGATTTCAATACCTATACCCCGGGCGAGCTTGGCAGCCCGCGCGATCTCACTGGGCCCTACCTGGATGCCTTGGACCGCGAGCTGGAATTGGCGGCCGCGCGCGTGGGCCGCCCGGCCGAGACCGTCTTCATTGGCGGAGGCACGCCCTCGCTGCTGGGCGGGCAGGGCCTGAGCCGCATCCTGAACACCGTCCGTTCCACCTTTGGCCTGAAACCTGGGGCGGAGGTCACCACCGAATCCAATCCGGAGTCCACCTCACCGGAGTATTTTGCCCAGCTTGCCGACGCCGGCTATACCCGCATCAGCCTTGGCATGCAGTCCGCATCCCCGGGCGTTCTCCAGGTCCTCGAGCGCGCCCACACACCCGGCCGCGCCTTTGCCGCCGCCCGCGAGGCCCGCGCTGCCGGCTTCGAGCACGTCAACCTGGACATGATCTACGGCACTCCCACCGAAACCGATGACAACGTGCGCGAGACGCTCGACCGAGTGCTAGAGACGGGCGTGGACCACGTCAGTGCTTATTCGCTCATCGTGGAAGACGGCACCCGCATGGCGCGCAAGGTCAATAAAGGTATCCTGCCCGCCCCCGATGAGGACGTGCTGGCACGGCGCTATGAGATGATTTCCTCCACCCTCGAGTCAGAAGGCTTCGAGTGGTACGAGGTCTCCAACTGGTCCAAGCCAGGCGGCGAGTGCGAGCACAACCGCATCTACTGGGTAGACGGCAATTGGTGGGGTGCAGGCCCAGGCGCCCACTCGCACTTGGGTAACGAGCGCTTCTTTAACGTCAAGCACCCCTCGCGCTACATCGACGCCCTCGGCCGCGACGAGCTGCCCATCAAAGAAACCGAAACGCTTACCGACGCCGACCGCCACATGGAGAAAATCATGCTCGGCCTGCGCCTGAGCGAGGGCATCCCGGAGGCCTGGCTCGATGCCCATGCCGCCCCCGCCCTCGAGCGCTTCATCGGCCGCGGCCTGCTCGAGCGTGCCGGCGATCGCGTACGCATCACCAAGCCCGGCCGCCTGCTAGCCGATGGCATCATCACCGATCTCCTCGTCGCCGAAGAAACCTAA
- a CDS encoding hemolysin family protein, which produces MLSAILMILAGFVVIGLIIVANAYFVAQEFSFMSVDRTQLRTQAAEGDKTAQRALAITQQTSFMLSGAQLGITITGLLIGYVAEPLVGQGLGTLLGGVGVPSAVSVTVGTIAALFISTIATMLFAELFPKNYTIAAPMKTARWLAASTQLYLRIFGWLIHFFEYSSNAILKVFGIEPVEDVDSSATADDLESIVDSSHEAGDLDENTYMVLDRLLDFPEHDVEHAMIPRSRVDVIDPDTTLGEVREMMSTDHTRYPVIDDDHNPVGVVHLIDVLGSDLPAATKATSIMQEAVVVPELMPLPDVVEELRDSDQKMACVIDEYGGFVGIVTMEDLAEEILGDVTDEHDIEETEEITEQDESHWLVDGDTPIDEIERAIGHDLPEGDFETVAGLVIAHSGALPEVGEEHTIQLEAEPDDWVDHDEAPVRSIRLRVQEVDRHVPSVLAIELVEDYSDHSDDDDEKEDA; this is translated from the coding sequence ATGTTATCGGCTATTTTGATGATCCTGGCCGGCTTTGTAGTCATTGGCCTCATCATCGTCGCGAACGCATACTTCGTGGCCCAAGAATTTTCCTTTATGTCCGTGGACCGCACGCAACTGCGGACCCAGGCTGCTGAGGGGGATAAGACAGCCCAACGCGCGCTGGCTATTACCCAGCAGACCTCCTTCATGCTCTCCGGCGCGCAGCTCGGTATTACGATTACCGGCCTGCTCATCGGCTATGTGGCCGAGCCGCTCGTGGGCCAAGGACTGGGTACGTTGCTTGGCGGCGTCGGCGTTCCCTCCGCGGTGTCAGTCACCGTTGGTACCATCGCGGCACTTTTCATCTCCACGATTGCGACGATGCTTTTTGCGGAGCTCTTCCCCAAGAACTACACCATCGCCGCACCGATGAAGACGGCGCGCTGGCTGGCCGCCTCCACGCAGCTTTACCTGCGGATTTTCGGCTGGCTCATCCACTTCTTCGAGTACTCTTCCAATGCCATCCTCAAGGTCTTTGGCATCGAACCGGTAGAAGACGTGGACTCCTCCGCCACCGCCGATGACCTGGAATCCATCGTGGATTCCTCCCACGAGGCTGGCGATCTGGATGAAAATACCTACATGGTGCTCGACCGCCTGCTGGACTTCCCCGAACACGATGTTGAGCACGCCATGATTCCGCGCTCCCGCGTGGACGTCATTGACCCGGACACCACCCTCGGTGAAGTCCGCGAGATGATGTCTACCGACCACACGCGCTACCCCGTCATTGATGACGACCACAACCCGGTGGGTGTGGTGCATCTTATCGACGTCCTGGGAAGCGACCTGCCCGCCGCCACCAAGGCCACCAGCATCATGCAGGAGGCCGTCGTGGTCCCTGAGCTGATGCCGCTGCCGGATGTGGTGGAAGAGCTGCGCGATAGCGACCAGAAGATGGCGTGCGTGATCGATGAGTACGGCGGCTTCGTGGGCATCGTGACCATGGAGGACTTGGCCGAGGAAATCTTGGGCGATGTCACCGACGAGCACGATATCGAAGAAACCGAGGAAATCACCGAGCAGGACGAATCCCACTGGTTGGTCGACGGCGATACACCGATTGATGAGATCGAGCGCGCCATCGGCCACGACCTGCCTGAGGGCGACTTTGAGACTGTCGCCGGCCTCGTCATTGCCCACTCCGGTGCGCTGCCTGAGGTAGGCGAGGAACACACCATCCAGCTCGAAGCCGAGCCCGATGACTGGGTGGACCACGATGAGGCGCCCGTTCGCTCCATTCGCCTGCGGGTGCAAGAGGTGGACCGCCACGTGCCGTCCGTCCTTGCCATCGAGCTGGTGGAGGATTACTCCGACCACTCCGATGATGACGATGAGAAGGAGGATGCATAA
- a CDS encoding CNNM domain-containing protein, whose protein sequence is MTESWWFNLLVTLLIIAASGFFVIIEFSLMGARRNRLEEDAENSRTARAGLRSLNELTIMLAGAQLGITAATFVLGAVTKPWVHHLLMAPLEAAGLPLGIADVVSFLLALFIVTFLHLVLGEMAPKSWAITHPETALQFIAVPARGFVWIFRPLLKWINVMANKMVSLAGEEPVDRAGAAGYDAETLRTLVEHSRETGALDDESANQISDVIELENSTVGSMAREHGSEVVPLPSDATVEDLQDLVVRKNIMRVLVFPKDSRVPRVVHVRDTLLAEPETPVLEFSRPALSVSSSTTVQKTLDHMRARNEQLVMVGKADKDNAVWILTWDDIMGQLWPQITEQLDKVTPPPAV, encoded by the coding sequence ATGACCGAGTCTTGGTGGTTTAACCTCCTCGTTACCCTGCTCATCATCGCCGCTTCCGGATTCTTTGTGATTATCGAGTTCTCCTTGATGGGCGCTCGCCGCAACCGTTTGGAAGAGGATGCGGAAAACTCCCGCACCGCCCGCGCCGGCCTGCGCTCGCTCAATGAGCTGACCATCATGCTCGCCGGCGCGCAGCTGGGCATTACCGCCGCCACCTTTGTGCTCGGTGCTGTAACCAAGCCCTGGGTGCACCACCTGCTCATGGCGCCGCTGGAGGCCGCGGGCCTGCCGCTGGGCATTGCCGACGTCGTCAGTTTCCTCCTCGCCCTCTTCATCGTCACCTTCCTCCACCTCGTACTCGGTGAGATGGCGCCGAAGTCTTGGGCCATTACCCACCCGGAGACCGCCCTGCAGTTCATCGCGGTCCCCGCACGTGGCTTCGTGTGGATCTTCCGCCCGCTGCTGAAGTGGATCAACGTCATGGCCAACAAAATGGTGTCCCTGGCCGGCGAAGAGCCCGTCGACCGCGCCGGTGCGGCCGGATACGACGCCGAAACCCTGCGCACCTTGGTCGAGCACTCCCGCGAGACCGGTGCTCTGGATGATGAGTCTGCCAACCAGATTTCTGATGTCATCGAGTTGGAAAACTCCACTGTGGGCTCCATGGCCCGCGAGCACGGCTCTGAGGTAGTGCCCCTGCCTTCCGACGCCACCGTGGAGGACCTCCAAGACCTCGTCGTACGCAAGAACATCATGCGCGTGCTGGTCTTCCCTAAGGACTCCCGCGTCCCCCGCGTGGTCCACGTGCGCGATACCTTGCTGGCAGAACCAGAAACCCCGGTTCTCGAGTTCTCCCGCCCTGCCCTGTCCGTGTCTTCTTCCACCACCGTGCAAAAGACCTTGGACCACATGCGCGCTCGCAATGAGCAGCTCGTCATGGTGGGCAAGGCCGATAAGGACAACGCCGTGTGGATCCTCACCTGGGACGACATCATGGGCCAGCTGTGGCCGCAGATTACCGAGCAGCTAGACAAGGTCACCCCTCCCCCGGCCGTCTAG